Proteins encoded together in one Methanococcus voltae window:
- a CDS encoding NosD domain-containing protein yields the protein MNKNYKILFFTMLMVTILAVNTSYAEIGTPITGPVTIDTPGMYYLANNITLSESANAITIECGNITIDGKGFTLDGSVYDSVAITTNTTALIKNVTIKNFKIKNFNSGIYLCDMENATIINNTVYSNKYHGIFTFFATNVTIANNTAYSNNNNGICLSFTHDSTIKDNNASLNNNGIYIAYSTKNKVINNTMNSNGYRGIEALESDNNTFINNNITLSNDDGIFLEDSNNAIFINNTISSTVINGGIELKNCNNTVFTNNTAYSNDDEGIRLNACNNTVFINNTIYSNGEEGIYLTNSHNNTIINNNVSLNYDEQGIYLTNSHNNTIANNTVNSNQEEGIYLTNSHNNTIANNKVCLNEDEGIYLGSSHNNTIINNNVSLTQNNDDGMYFINSHNNTIANNTVNSNTREGIYIYWSNNNTIANNTVNSNTNNGIYLGYCCNNTLINNIINLNNESGIRVTNSYNNSIYVNRFNNTKNVFLSDNMGLNYFNTTKEKGGGNYWFTPEGTGFSETHADLDKDGFCDEIYNISLGNIDYLPKCFKREEPAPKSSNNNNKKLDASTSIDSKSLRRTVSNSNVVYGSNFDKQLAEGLKENIHSDDTEIDGDTIIVGGPIANRIANQYNDRFSIPVTNDNPGENRGIIQVISIPSGSSTVIQNYKLIYIAGSDRLGTEAALKYFETLTELPTEPIIVEWTSSGYNVVN from the coding sequence ATGAACAAAAATTATAAAATATTATTTTTTACAATGTTAATGGTAACAATATTGGCCGTTAATACATCATATGCAGAGATTGGTACCCCAATAACGGGGCCTGTTACAATAGATACGCCAGGAATGTATTATTTAGCAAATAATATAACCCTTTCAGAAAGTGCTAATGCCATAACTATTGAATGCGGTAACATAACAATAGATGGAAAGGGATTTACCCTTGATGGGTCAGTATATGATAGTGTTGCTATAACGACAAATACTACTGCACTGATTAAAAATGTCACAATAAAAAATTTTAAAATAAAAAATTTTAATAGTGGTATATATTTATGTGATATGGAAAACGCCACTATTATAAACAATACCGTCTATTCGAATAAATATCATGGTATCTTCACATTTTTTGCTACCAATGTAACAATTGCAAATAATACGGCCTATTCAAATAATAATAATGGTATTTGCCTATCTTTTACTCATGACAGTACAATTAAAGATAATAACGCAAGTTTAAATAATAATGGTATTTATATAGCCTACTCTACGAAAAATAAAGTTATAAACAATACTATGAATTCAAATGGTTATAGGGGTATTGAAGCACTTGAATCTGATAATAACACCTTTATAAACAATAATATAACGTTAAGTAATGACGATGGTATTTTTCTAGAGGACTCTAATAATGCCATATTTATTAATAATACCATAAGTTCAACCGTGATTAATGGTGGTATCGAGTTAAAAAACTGTAATAATACAGTATTTACTAATAATACAGCTTATTCAAATGATGATGAAGGTATTCGTTTAAACGCCTGTAATAATACAGTATTTATAAACAATACTATCTATTCAAATGGCGAAGAGGGTATTTACCTCACTAATTCCCATAATAACACCATTATAAACAATAATGTAAGTTTAAATTATGACGAACAGGGTATTTACCTCACTAATTCCCATAATAACACAATTGCAAATAATACTGTGAATTCAAATCAGGAAGAGGGTATTTACCTCACTAATTCCCATAATAATACAATTGCAAATAATAAAGTATGTTTAAATGAAGATGAGGGTATTTATCTGGGTAGTTCGCATAATAACACCATTATAAACAATAATGTAAGTTTAACCCAGAATAATGACGATGGTATGTACTTCATTAATTCCCATAATAACACAATTGCAAATAATACTGTGAATTCAAATACGCGAGAGGGTATTTACATATACTGGTCCAATAACAATACAATTGCAAATAATACTGTGAATTCAAATACTAATAATGGTATTTATTTAGGATATTGCTGTAATAACACCCTTATAAATAATATTATAAATTTAAATAATGAATCGGGTATTAGAGTAACTAACTCATATAATAACTCAATATATGTTAATAGATTTAACAATACAAAAAACGTTTTCTTATCCGATAACATGGGATTAAATTACTTCAACACAACAAAAGAGAAAGGTGGTGGAAACTACTGGTTTACACCCGAAGGAACAGGTTTCTCTGAAACTCATGCAGATTTAGATAAAGACGGTTTCTGTGACGAAATATACAATATATCCTTAGGTAACATAGATTACTTACCAAAATGTTTTAAAAGAGAAGAACCGGCACCTAAATCAAGCAATAATAACAATAAAAAATTAGATGCTTCCACTAGTATCGATTCTAAGTCTTTAAGAAGGACAGTTTCAAATTCAAACGTAGTTTACGGAAGTAACTTCGATAAACAATTAGCTGAAGGTTTAAAGGAAAATATACATTCAGACGATACTGAAATAGACGGAGATACAATTATCGTAGGTGGGCCAATAGCTAACAGAATAGCTAACCAATATAATGATAGATTCTCTATCCCGGTAACTAATGATAATCCTGGAGAAAATAGAGGAATTATACAAGTTATAAGTATTCCTTCAGGCTCTTCAACTGTAATACAGAATTATAAGTTAATCTATATAGCTGGTTCTGATAGATTAGGAACTGAAGCTGCTTTAAAATACTTTGAAACTCTTACAGAGTTACCTACTGAACCTATTATCGTTGAGTGGACTAGTTCTGGTTATAATGTAGTTAACTAA